The Bacillus oleivorans genome has a window encoding:
- a CDS encoding carbohydrate ABC transporter permease gives MKSYQKESTFEKLMRILFIWVVLICVLTPFIWVILSSLKTPTDLSKPISLFFTPIFDNWINVLTGDIPIHFVNSFIVGFVTVGISLLVGLPAAYSISQFKTGGNLTRMSILISEVVPSAVLVVPIFLVSYYMEVNGTILPVILAHLTFILPIVTWFLIGFFDAVPKSLEEQAMIDGCTRFEAFIKIILPQVLPGIGAASIFGFVLSWNDMFYALILGGQDTQTLPVAIAGYNTFRGVQLGEMSVAILVSAIPTIIISFFIQKHLIKGMGGGAVKG, from the coding sequence ATGAAAAGCTATCAAAAAGAGAGCACTTTTGAGAAACTCATGAGAATCCTATTCATTTGGGTAGTGTTAATTTGCGTGCTTACACCGTTCATTTGGGTCATCCTTTCTTCATTAAAGACACCAACTGACCTTTCTAAGCCAATCAGTCTATTTTTTACACCAATATTTGATAATTGGATCAATGTTTTAACCGGTGATATACCTATCCATTTTGTTAATAGTTTCATAGTCGGTTTCGTTACTGTAGGTATCTCTTTATTGGTCGGTCTTCCAGCAGCCTACTCTATTAGTCAGTTTAAAACTGGCGGGAATCTCACGAGAATGAGTATTTTGATATCGGAAGTGGTTCCTTCTGCTGTGCTTGTGGTCCCCATTTTCTTAGTTTCCTATTACATGGAAGTAAACGGAACCATACTTCCAGTAATTTTAGCACACTTAACTTTTATTTTGCCGATCGTGACCTGGTTTTTAATTGGTTTCTTTGATGCCGTTCCTAAATCACTTGAAGAGCAAGCGATGATTGATGGATGTACGAGATTTGAAGCCTTTATAAAAATCATTCTTCCACAAGTTCTTCCTGGTATTGGTGCGGCTAGTATCTTTGGTTTCGTTTTATCTTGGAATGATATGTTTTATGCCTTGATTCTCGGTGGGCAAGACACGCAAACGCTCCCTGTTGCCATTGCTGGATATAACACCTTTCGCGGAGTTCAGCTTGGAGAAATGTCGGTTGCGATACTTGTCTCAGCTATTCCAACCATTATTATCTCTTTCTTTATTCAAAAGCACTTAATCAAAGGAATGGGTGGAGGCGCCGTTAAAGGGTAA
- a CDS encoding inositol monophosphatase family protein, whose protein sequence is MSENYKKELEIATEAALKAGDFLKNWAAPLEEEWKGKINPVTKADKTSEKLLIEKMKEAFPNDIIISEETNPLEEAEVINKRRWYLDPLDGTVNFMKGSPYWCIAIALVDSDNKTVCSVVYAPKMNNLFTAIRGKGAWLNGEKISVSQVEDLNRAVAASGFPYSFEDPEKSNLREWSNVTPEVLTVRSLGAAAMALCDVARGRLDFFWEQELERWDITAAALICKEAGAKVTDIYGQEFEGPETSVLAANPLLHNKVLEVLYKKA, encoded by the coding sequence ATGAGCGAAAATTATAAGAAAGAACTAGAAATTGCGACAGAAGCTGCATTAAAAGCAGGAGACTTTCTAAAAAATTGGGCTGCTCCGCTAGAAGAAGAGTGGAAAGGAAAAATAAATCCAGTAACAAAGGCTGATAAAACATCGGAAAAACTTTTGATTGAAAAAATGAAAGAAGCCTTTCCAAACGACATTATTATATCGGAAGAAACCAATCCGCTAGAAGAGGCGGAGGTTATAAATAAACGCAGGTGGTACCTAGACCCGCTTGATGGAACTGTGAACTTTATGAAAGGTTCCCCTTATTGGTGCATCGCAATCGCATTAGTAGATTCAGATAATAAGACGGTCTGCAGCGTCGTCTATGCACCGAAAATGAACAACCTTTTTACAGCTATTCGCGGAAAAGGAGCCTGGTTAAATGGAGAAAAGATATCAGTCAGCCAAGTAGAGGATCTCAATCGGGCAGTTGCAGCCTCAGGGTTTCCTTATTCTTTTGAGGATCCAGAAAAGAGTAATTTAAGAGAATGGTCGAATGTCACTCCAGAGGTACTAACTGTCCGGTCACTAGGGGCTGCAGCAATGGCTTTGTGCGATGTCGCAAGGGGGCGGCTCGACTTTTTCTGGGAGCAGGAATTAGAAAGATGGGATATAACGGCAGCAGCCTTGATTTGTAAAGAGGCTGGAGCGAAGGTGACTGACATTTATGGTCAAGAGTTTGAAGGGCCTGAAACTAGTGTTTTAGCTGCAAATCCTCTATTGCACAATAAGGTTTTAGAAGTACTTTATAAGAAAGCATGA
- a CDS encoding BtpA/SgcQ family protein, with protein MTWLKDIIGTEKAIIAMCHLLPLPGDPYYEKEKGMDYVIEMARKDLHALQDGGVDAVMFSNEFSLPYLTDVKTETVAAMARIIGELMSEIKVPFGVNVLWDAKKSLDLAAATGAKFVREIFTGVYASDFGTWDTNVGETIRHQYRIGAENVKLLFNIVPEAAKYLADRDIESIAKSTVFNNRPDALCVSGLTAGAQTDLQLLARVKDVVPDTVVLANTGVRLENLEQQLSVADGAVTGTAFKYDGKFENQVDINRVKEFMDKVKAFRS; from the coding sequence ATGACTTGGTTAAAAGATATTATTGGAACTGAAAAAGCCATTATTGCTATGTGTCACTTATTACCGCTTCCAGGAGACCCTTATTACGAAAAGGAAAAGGGCATGGATTATGTTATTGAAATGGCGAGAAAGGATCTGCATGCCCTGCAAGACGGCGGAGTGGATGCAGTTATGTTCTCAAATGAATTTAGTTTACCTTATTTAACAGATGTAAAAACAGAAACCGTTGCTGCAATGGCACGTATTATTGGAGAGTTAATGTCTGAGATTAAAGTTCCATTTGGTGTCAATGTCCTTTGGGATGCAAAAAAATCATTGGACTTAGCAGCCGCAACTGGAGCGAAATTTGTTCGAGAAATCTTTACAGGGGTCTATGCAAGTGACTTTGGAACATGGGACACAAATGTTGGAGAAACCATCCGTCACCAGTATCGAATCGGCGCTGAAAATGTAAAACTACTATTTAATATTGTTCCAGAAGCCGCCAAATATTTGGCAGATCGAGATATTGAGAGTATTGCAAAATCTACGGTATTTAACAACAGACCAGACGCACTCTGTGTATCAGGATTAACAGCTGGAGCTCAAACCGATTTACAGCTCTTAGCACGTGTAAAAGACGTAGTTCCTGATACAGTAGTTTTAGCAAATACCGGGGTAAGACTGGAAAACCTTGAACAGCAACTATCTGTTGCTGATGGGGCCGTAACCGGAACCGCATTTAAATACGATGGAAAATTTGAAAACCAAGTAGATATAAACCGGGTTAAAGAGTTTATGGATAAGGTTAAAGCTTTCCGGTCTTAG
- a CDS encoding LacI family DNA-binding transcriptional regulator, with the protein MTTIRDVAKQAEVSVATVSRVINKRGYVHEETLKKVEQAIKELNYKPNDVARSLFKKTSNSIGFIIPDITNPFFPQLVRAVESTMIESGYTVILFNSDEVLDHELKLIELMESKYMDGLLVVSNTITKDHLENLTMPVVAIDRVLDKGIPTVYVDNYKGARQAVQFLIKKGCQKIAYLHGPEKIFTAKERLRGYQDEMEKNGLPTFIYPGNYELKASMMSTIRLLAEHPDVDGIFAGNDVMAVGAIKAASKMGYTIPKELKIIGFDGIDLATAITPELTTMHQPILEIGKKGSELLLQLIAGQSPEKKHYVYDAELVERNST; encoded by the coding sequence ATGACAACAATTCGGGATGTAGCGAAACAAGCAGAAGTTTCAGTTGCGACAGTCTCACGAGTGATTAATAAACGGGGATATGTCCATGAGGAGACTTTAAAAAAGGTAGAGCAGGCGATTAAAGAGCTGAATTATAAGCCTAATGATGTAGCGAGAAGTTTGTTCAAAAAAACATCCAATTCGATTGGATTTATTATTCCTGACATCACGAACCCTTTTTTTCCTCAATTAGTCAGAGCGGTTGAGAGTACGATGATTGAATCAGGCTATACCGTCATATTGTTTAATAGTGATGAGGTATTGGACCATGAGCTGAAATTAATTGAGCTGATGGAATCCAAATATATGGATGGTTTATTAGTAGTTTCCAATACCATCACGAAAGATCACTTGGAAAATCTAACGATGCCCGTTGTTGCAATCGACCGTGTTTTGGACAAAGGAATTCCGACCGTTTATGTAGATAATTACAAAGGCGCAAGGCAAGCGGTTCAATTCCTGATCAAAAAAGGGTGTCAAAAAATCGCATACTTGCATGGACCCGAAAAAATCTTTACGGCAAAAGAACGGCTGCGGGGATATCAGGATGAGATGGAGAAAAATGGGCTGCCAACGTTTATTTATCCTGGCAATTATGAATTAAAAGCATCGATGATGTCCACGATCAGGCTGCTGGCTGAGCATCCGGATGTTGACGGCATTTTTGCCGGCAATGATGTCATGGCTGTTGGGGCCATTAAAGCTGCATCCAAAATGGGCTACACGATTCCTAAGGAGCTAAAAATTATTGGTTTTGATGGAATAGATTTAGCCACTGCGATCACGCCTGAATTGACAACGATGCATCAGCCGATTTTAGAAATTGGCAAAAAGGGAAGCGAGCTTTTATTGCAATTAATCGCAGGGCAGTCTCCTGAAAAAAAGCATTATGTATACGATGCCGAATTAGTTGAACGGAATTCAACTTAA
- the rbsK gene encoding ribokinase → MITVIGSLNIDLVTSVDRYPKLGETLLGSNFQTKYGGKGANQAVAAARLGGTVRMVGCVGSDSYGDDYRSYLQNEGVLVDNVEPVTHTSTGTASITIAEGDNSIIVVPGANFALTPEVIEAKKDAIANSKVILLQLEIPMETVEKVLEIASEHKVITILNPAPFQPIPAHWWNMITYITPNEHEAAMLMESPDFKEEYKEKIIMTNGSKGVVFYQDSKEQLIPAPKVEVVDTTGAGDTFNGAFAYFLHEGKGLDEACRYAVRAASLSVTKFGAQGGMPTLEELKSFMDQN, encoded by the coding sequence ATGATTACTGTGATCGGAAGTTTAAATATCGACTTGGTTACGAGTGTGGATCGCTATCCGAAATTGGGAGAAACCTTATTAGGAAGCAATTTTCAAACTAAGTATGGCGGAAAAGGAGCCAATCAGGCGGTGGCCGCAGCCAGACTGGGCGGAACGGTTCGGATGGTTGGCTGTGTAGGGTCTGACTCATATGGCGATGACTATAGAAGCTATTTACAAAATGAAGGGGTTCTAGTTGACAATGTGGAACCGGTTACACATACATCAACAGGAACGGCTTCTATTACTATCGCTGAAGGTGACAATTCCATCATTGTCGTACCTGGCGCCAATTTTGCCTTAACGCCAGAGGTTATTGAAGCGAAGAAAGATGCCATTGCCAATAGTAAAGTGATCCTGCTTCAATTAGAGATTCCTATGGAAACGGTGGAAAAGGTTTTAGAAATAGCCAGTGAACATAAGGTTATCACCATCTTAAATCCTGCTCCATTTCAGCCGATTCCAGCCCATTGGTGGAACATGATTACCTATATCACACCGAATGAGCACGAAGCTGCAATGCTGATGGAAAGTCCAGATTTTAAAGAAGAATACAAAGAAAAAATCATCATGACCAATGGAAGTAAAGGTGTTGTTTTTTATCAAGATAGCAAAGAACAATTGATTCCAGCTCCAAAGGTTGAGGTAGTCGATACAACCGGGGCAGGGGATACCTTTAACGGGGCTTTCGCTTATTTTCTGCATGAAGGCAAAGGACTAGATGAGGCTTGCAGGTATGCCGTAAGAGCAGCCAGCTTATCTGTTACCAAATTCGGTGCCCAAGGCGGGATGCCAACTTTAGAGGAACTGAAAAGTTTCATGGATCAAAACTGA
- the rbsD gene encoding D-ribose pyranase, whose amino-acid sequence MKKHGILNSEITKVLADLGHTDTIVIADCGLPIPAHVKKIDLALELGKPSFKEVLKLLQAEMVIEKVTIASEMKEKNPDLFSQMNDEFQSIEQVSHQDFKAQTKDATAIIRTGEATPYANIILHAGVIF is encoded by the coding sequence TTGAAAAAACATGGGATTTTAAACAGCGAAATCACCAAGGTTTTAGCCGATTTAGGACACACAGACACAATCGTGATTGCAGATTGCGGACTGCCGATTCCAGCGCATGTGAAAAAAATAGATCTCGCCTTAGAGTTAGGGAAGCCTTCTTTTAAGGAAGTGCTAAAGCTCCTCCAAGCTGAAATGGTGATTGAAAAAGTGACGATTGCGTCTGAAATGAAAGAAAAGAATCCTGATTTGTTTAGCCAAATGAACGATGAGTTCCAGTCCATTGAACAGGTTTCTCATCAAGATTTTAAAGCACAAACAAAGGATGCCACAGCCATTATCAGAACCGGAGAAGCAACCCCTTATGCGAACATTATTTTACATGCAGGCGTTATATTTTAA
- a CDS encoding sugar ABC transporter ATP-binding protein: MTEERTPIIKMADIHKSFFNVNVLTGVSFDLYPGEIHALMGENGAGKSTLIKILTGIHNKDKGQIFYKGNEIAFKNPKEAEKAGIAIIHQELNTVPPLTVAENFFLGKEATYGRTPFLKNKEMIEQAEQALKALGIQLDPKKVIEDCSVGEQQMVEIARAVSQKSEVLIMDEPTAALTDREIEALFKVMEQLKKQGVSIVYVSHRMEEIFRMCDRITVLRDGQSIGTKNIKETNFEEIVKMMVGRELGERFPQRTVQPGDVRLKVENLDVDDRIKDINFEVRKGEILGVAGLMGAGRTEIMQGLFGARKGSKGFLYLDGQKLPIKGPKQSIKNGIGFVTEDRKGQGLVLGLSVRENISLPNLKKVSSSSVMQRKKEESFVDELIEKLRIKTSGREQTVKSLSGGNQQKVVVGKWLGIEPKVLILDEPTRGVDVGAKKEIYEIMNKLTENGVSIIMVSSELPEILGMSDRIMVIHEGKIAAILNREEATQEKIMAAATGGN, encoded by the coding sequence ATGACGGAAGAACGGACACCTATTATCAAGATGGCTGATATTCACAAGTCGTTCTTTAATGTAAATGTGTTAACGGGCGTTTCCTTTGATTTATACCCTGGTGAAATTCATGCACTGATGGGTGAAAACGGGGCAGGCAAATCTACCTTAATAAAGATCTTAACGGGGATCCATAACAAAGATAAGGGCCAGATTTTTTACAAAGGAAATGAAATCGCATTCAAAAATCCGAAAGAAGCTGAAAAAGCCGGGATCGCCATCATCCATCAGGAATTAAATACAGTTCCCCCGTTAACCGTTGCGGAAAATTTCTTTCTTGGGAAAGAAGCAACTTACGGAAGAACACCATTTTTAAAAAATAAAGAAATGATTGAGCAGGCTGAACAAGCATTAAAAGCTTTAGGGATTCAATTGGATCCGAAAAAAGTGATAGAGGACTGTTCCGTTGGGGAACAGCAGATGGTTGAAATAGCGCGGGCAGTTTCGCAAAAAAGTGAAGTATTAATCATGGACGAGCCTACTGCCGCACTGACCGACCGCGAAATTGAGGCACTGTTTAAAGTGATGGAGCAATTGAAGAAACAAGGAGTCTCGATTGTCTACGTTTCACACCGAATGGAAGAGATTTTCCGGATGTGTGACCGGATTACAGTATTGCGGGACGGTCAGTCGATTGGCACGAAAAACATCAAGGAGACGAATTTTGAAGAAATCGTGAAAATGATGGTGGGCCGAGAATTAGGTGAGCGATTCCCGCAAAGAACGGTTCAGCCCGGTGATGTTCGGTTAAAAGTAGAGAATCTCGATGTTGATGACCGTATTAAAGATATCAACTTTGAGGTTCGAAAAGGTGAAATCCTTGGGGTGGCCGGATTAATGGGAGCAGGGCGAACCGAAATTATGCAAGGTTTATTCGGTGCCCGTAAAGGATCAAAAGGATTTTTATATCTAGATGGCCAGAAGCTGCCGATTAAAGGACCGAAACAATCGATTAAAAACGGAATTGGGTTTGTCACGGAAGATCGGAAAGGTCAGGGCCTCGTCTTAGGGTTATCGGTTCGGGAAAATATTAGCTTGCCAAACTTGAAGAAAGTGTCATCAAGCAGCGTCATGCAAAGGAAAAAAGAAGAATCATTTGTAGATGAGCTGATTGAAAAATTAAGAATTAAAACAAGCGGCCGTGAGCAAACCGTGAAATCGCTAAGCGGCGGGAATCAGCAAAAGGTCGTTGTCGGGAAATGGCTCGGAATTGAACCGAAAGTTCTTATTTTGGATGAGCCTACAAGAGGCGTTGATGTTGGCGCCAAAAAAGAAATCTATGAAATTATGAATAAGCTCACGGAAAATGGTGTTTCGATCATCATGGTTTCGTCAGAACTGCCTGAGATTCTGGGCATGTCTGATCGGATTATGGTGATCCATGAAGGAAAAATTGCTGCCATTCTAAACAGAGAAGAAGCCACACAAGAAAAAATTATGGCGGCAGCGACAGGGGGGAATTAA
- a CDS encoding ABC transporter permease subunit, translating to MGPLLGLLLIVVVLTIMSPNFLTVDNILNVLRQVSINGLIAFGMTFVILTGGIDLSVGSIFALSSALTAGFMVGGMDPMMAVLLGVMLGALMGAANGLVISKGKVAPFIATLATMTIFRGLTLVYTEGRPITGLSDAVSFQMIGKGYFLGIPFPVILMLISFAILMVVLRKTTFGRGVYAIGGNEEASRLSGLKVDGIKIGVYTISGAMAALAGIILTSRLNSAQPTAGTSYELDAIAAVVLGGTSLSGGRGRIVGTLIGVLIIGVLNNGLNLLGVSSFYQQVVKGGVILLAVLLDRKKSA from the coding sequence ATGGGTCCATTACTTGGTCTGCTTTTAATTGTTGTGGTGCTTACCATTATGAGCCCCAATTTTTTAACAGTAGATAATATCCTGAATGTTTTACGTCAGGTTTCGATTAATGGTTTGATTGCGTTCGGGATGACCTTCGTTATTTTAACCGGGGGCATTGACTTATCGGTTGGTTCTATTTTCGCGTTATCCTCTGCGCTAACAGCTGGTTTTATGGTAGGTGGAATGGACCCGATGATGGCGGTCCTGCTTGGCGTTATGTTGGGTGCCTTGATGGGGGCTGCCAACGGATTGGTTATTTCAAAAGGAAAGGTAGCTCCGTTTATCGCAACCCTTGCGACCATGACTATATTTAGAGGTTTGACGCTCGTTTATACGGAAGGCCGGCCGATCACTGGTTTATCTGATGCCGTATCCTTCCAAATGATCGGGAAAGGGTACTTCTTGGGGATTCCATTTCCAGTTATTTTAATGTTAATTTCATTTGCTATACTCATGGTTGTTTTGCGTAAAACCACATTTGGCCGAGGTGTTTATGCCATTGGCGGAAATGAGGAAGCCTCCCGTTTATCAGGTTTAAAGGTAGATGGGATTAAAATTGGTGTATATACGATTTCGGGTGCTATGGCCGCGTTAGCCGGAATTATTTTAACATCCCGGCTAAACTCAGCCCAGCCTACCGCGGGTACATCCTATGAATTGGATGCGATTGCTGCGGTTGTCCTTGGCGGGACAAGCCTGTCTGGCGGGAGAGGTAGAATTGTCGGTACCTTAATCGGTGTCCTGATTATCGGAGTTTTAAATAATGGATTGAACTTATTAGGTGTTTCATCGTTTTATCAACAGGTGGTAAAAGGCGGAGTCATCCTTCTCGCAGTTTTATTAGACCGCAAGAAGTCCGCTTAA
- the rbsB gene encoding ribose ABC transporter substrate-binding protein RbsB — protein sequence MKKKVLKFFSLLLVMFLLGACSLNSPADSDSSSGNEGNGEGGDSSETKTIGLSVSTLNNPFFVTLRDGAEAKAKELGLEITTADAQDDPAKQVSDIEDLIQQGVDLLIINPTDSAAIVSAIESANNANIPVITVDRSAEGGEVVAHIASDNVAGGKMAGELIVEKLGGSGKVVELEGIPGSSAARERGQGFNEAVGAADGIEVVAKQTANFDRAEGLSVMENIIQSTPDFQAVFAHNDEMALGAIEALQAAGMTDVIVVGFDATDDAVAAVGEGRMLATVAQKPEQIGAMGVETAQKVLSGESVEDFIPVELELVTE from the coding sequence ATGAAAAAGAAAGTTTTAAAGTTTTTCAGCTTGTTATTAGTTATGTTCCTTTTAGGTGCTTGTTCTTTAAACTCTCCAGCGGACAGTGACAGCTCAAGCGGTAATGAAGGAAATGGCGAGGGCGGAGATTCAAGTGAAACCAAAACAATTGGTTTATCCGTCTCTACTTTAAACAACCCTTTCTTCGTAACATTACGTGACGGAGCAGAAGCAAAGGCGAAAGAATTAGGTTTAGAAATTACAACAGCTGATGCACAAGATGACCCAGCTAAACAAGTTAGTGATATTGAAGATTTAATTCAGCAAGGTGTCGATCTATTAATCATTAACCCTACTGATTCTGCAGCGATTGTATCTGCGATCGAATCAGCAAATAATGCTAACATTCCAGTTATTACGGTTGACCGTAGTGCAGAAGGCGGAGAAGTTGTAGCTCATATCGCGTCTGATAACGTAGCAGGCGGTAAAATGGCAGGAGAATTGATTGTTGAGAAACTTGGCGGTTCTGGTAAAGTGGTTGAACTAGAGGGTATCCCAGGTTCATCGGCTGCACGTGAACGCGGCCAAGGTTTTAACGAAGCCGTTGGGGCGGCTGATGGTATTGAAGTAGTTGCTAAACAAACAGCTAACTTTGACCGTGCCGAAGGTCTATCTGTAATGGAAAACATCATCCAAAGCACACCTGACTTCCAAGCCGTATTCGCTCACAATGACGAAATGGCGCTAGGTGCAATCGAAGCTCTTCAAGCAGCTGGTATGACTGATGTCATCGTCGTCGGCTTCGATGCCACTGATGATGCGGTAGCTGCAGTTGGGGAAGGCAGAATGCTAGCAACCGTAGCCCAAAAACCTGAACAAATCGGTGCCATGGGCGTCGAAACAGCTCAAAAAGTATTGAGCGGAGAAAGTGTTGAAGATTTTATTCCAGTAGAGTTGGAATTAGTAACGGAGTAA
- a CDS encoding GntR family transcriptional regulator, translating into MQLDKNLHIPLYRQVEQILEEKIKTGQWEIGYQLPTEQDLSSLFNVSTITVKRAIVELVNKGYVYRQRGKGTFVSGALNEQNINTLISLTNEEALEYPHELITFTIENSDQEIAKKLGLENGAKVIHIKRIKIENGEPRALEYTYLPYDKCSDLTSNDINNDLIYNILKTKFHISLGRAKMFIKPYIVQDEQAELLDIEPGTAVFEWERFTYTKQEEIIEYSKFYVRQDKETYYTEVFF; encoded by the coding sequence ATGCAATTAGACAAAAACTTACATATTCCTCTATATCGACAAGTTGAACAAATTTTAGAGGAGAAAATAAAAACGGGCCAATGGGAAATTGGATATCAATTACCCACTGAACAAGATTTATCTAGTCTCTTTAATGTAAGTACGATTACAGTGAAACGTGCGATTGTAGAGCTAGTTAATAAAGGTTATGTATATCGGCAAAGAGGAAAAGGGACATTCGTATCGGGGGCTTTAAATGAACAAAATATCAATACTCTCATTTCTTTGACAAACGAGGAAGCCTTAGAGTACCCGCATGAATTAATAACCTTTACTATTGAGAATTCGGACCAGGAGATTGCTAAGAAGTTAGGTTTGGAAAACGGTGCAAAGGTAATTCATATAAAACGAATAAAAATTGAAAATGGTGAACCGCGAGCATTGGAATATACCTATCTGCCATATGATAAATGCTCTGATTTGACCTCTAACGATATAAATAATGACCTTATTTATAACATTCTTAAAACAAAGTTTCATATATCGCTAGGAAGGGCCAAGATGTTTATCAAGCCATATATTGTACAAGATGAACAAGCTGAATTACTAGATATTGAACCCGGGACTGCAGTGTTTGAATGGGAAAGGTTTACTTATACAAAACAAGAAGAAATTATTGAGTACTCGAAATTTTATGTTCGCCAAGATAAAGAAACATATTATACAGAGGTCTTCTTTTAA
- a CDS encoding (2Fe-2S)-binding protein: MHIEKHPVFGEQLKESVTIYFNNIPLKAYRQQSVAAALMANGIKRLGLSRKLVQPRGLFCSRGRCCSCYMTVNGEDHVRTCMVHVEEGMQIFPNDEDPSVRSGPNHGD, translated from the coding sequence ATGCATATTGAAAAGCATCCCGTTTTTGGGGAACAGCTTAAAGAATCTGTTACTATCTATTTTAATAATATCCCTTTAAAAGCATATAGACAGCAATCAGTCGCTGCAGCACTCATGGCAAATGGCATAAAGAGATTAGGATTAAGCAGAAAGCTTGTTCAACCAAGAGGCCTCTTTTGTTCTCGCGGGAGATGCTGCAGTTGCTATATGACAGTTAATGGGGAAGACCACGTTCGTACATGTATGGTACATGTTGAAGAAGGGATGCAGATATTTCCCAACGATGAAGATCCAAGTGTAAGGAGTGGGCCCAACCATGGAGACTGA
- a CDS encoding NAD(P)/FAD-dependent oxidoreductase — METDVLIIGAGLAGLVVALETASKGLDVTIVDESILLGGQLNQQTQVIRNLPFSYHPMRGFELAKKLTEQINAFPIRYLLGHRVIGLYKDGSVGITDEKDVFPVKAKKIVIATGAAEGAVPFPKWTLPGVMTIGAAQTLVNKDFVLPGKEGLIVGSSDFAMDVTIQLLEVGVNIKGIVENNSELVARDQEKVEQVKKMGVPFYLNSFIKEAKGVGQINEVDIQQQDELITKEVDLVCVDGGRTPILDIFYQLGCSFGYQEKLGGWIPQYNNYFQTDREDVFLAGNAAGISTHGVLLLTAKIAGISICEVMNAIHKEQAEQIRISCWEELELLETKHHPAAWEGRKNHIENFTNPLIEDQFIS, encoded by the coding sequence ATGGAGACTGACGTTCTTATCATTGGAGCTGGCCTGGCAGGACTTGTGGTAGCGTTGGAAACAGCTTCTAAAGGACTGGATGTAACGATTGTTGATGAATCCATTTTATTAGGTGGTCAATTAAATCAGCAAACCCAAGTTATTCGAAATTTGCCATTTTCATATCATCCGATGCGGGGGTTTGAATTGGCAAAGAAGTTAACTGAACAAATAAATGCTTTTCCAATTCGATATCTGCTTGGCCATCGGGTCATTGGATTATATAAAGACGGGAGCGTCGGTATTACAGATGAAAAGGATGTATTTCCTGTAAAAGCGAAGAAAATAGTTATTGCTACGGGGGCTGCCGAAGGGGCTGTTCCTTTTCCAAAATGGACACTGCCGGGTGTAATGACAATTGGTGCAGCTCAAACATTAGTTAATAAAGATTTTGTTCTTCCTGGAAAGGAAGGGTTGATTGTTGGCTCAAGTGATTTTGCAATGGATGTAACCATCCAGCTTCTCGAGGTTGGAGTGAACATAAAAGGCATTGTTGAAAACAATTCCGAACTTGTTGCAAGAGATCAAGAAAAGGTAGAACAAGTGAAAAAAATGGGTGTCCCTTTTTATTTAAATTCTTTTATTAAGGAAGCAAAAGGGGTTGGCCAAATAAATGAAGTTGATATCCAACAACAAGATGAGCTTATAACGAAAGAAGTAGATTTAGTTTGTGTAGATGGCGGAAGAACACCTATTCTAGATATTTTTTATCAATTAGGTTGTTCCTTCGGTTATCAAGAAAAGCTGGGAGGATGGATTCCCCAGTATAATAACTATTTCCAAACAGATCGTGAAGATGTGTTTTTAGCTGGAAATGCAGCAGGAATTAGTACACATGGTGTATTACTTTTAACGGCAAAGATAGCTGGAATTAGCATTTGCGAAGTAATGAATGCAATACATAAGGAACAAGCAGAGCAAATAAGGATATCTTGTTGGGAAGAATTAGAGCTTTTAGAAACAAAACATCATCCGGCTGCCTGGGAAGGTAGAAAGAACCATATCGAAAACTTTACTAATCCGCTCATCGAAGATCAATTTATCTCTTAA
- a CDS encoding (2Fe-2S)-binding protein: protein MEKTIVICRCEEISYEEIEEVVEHGARSHDDIKRLTRCGMGPCQGKICFSLVAAIIHQKTKIPFSAIPLPRMRMPISPIKIETLSTGNSTFSAVKSVLDEVELNVEKGG from the coding sequence TTGGAAAAAACAATCGTCATTTGTCGGTGTGAAGAAATAAGCTATGAAGAAATTGAAGAAGTAGTTGAACATGGAGCGAGAAGTCATGATGATATAAAAAGACTTACCCGATGTGGTATGGGACCATGTCAGGGGAAAATATGTTTTTCACTGGTTGCTGCCATTATTCATCAAAAGACAAAGATTCCTTTTTCGGCTATTCCACTACCCCGGATGAGAATGCCAATTTCCCCTATAAAAATTGAAACATTGTCGACCGGAAATTCAACGTTTTCTGCCGTAAAATCAGTATTGGATGAGGTGGAATTGAATGTTGAGAAGGGGGGGTGA